A genomic region of Notamacropus eugenii isolate mMacEug1 chromosome 3, mMacEug1.pri_v2, whole genome shotgun sequence contains the following coding sequences:
- the LOC140496986 gene encoding uncharacterized protein isoform X1, with product MPRKGKRNKTIEGYFLGEKTLPPFLSDEEEQCLPSGKDTEIKDSVSQPTQWAQAMEELKKNFENQVREAEEKLGREMRGMKEKHEKQISSLLKNNQKNDEEINTLKTSLTQLAKEVQKANEEKNAFKNRISQMEKEIQKLTEENRSFKTGMVQMDAKDFMRKTDITEHSEKIGKMEDNVKYLIGKTTDLENRIRRDNVKILGLPENHDQKKSLDIIFHEIIKENCPEILEPEGKINIQGIRRTPHERDPKRETPRNIVAKFQNSQVKEKILQAARKKQFKYCGNTIRITQDLAPSTLRDRREWNKIFQKSKELGLKPRITYPAKLSIILQEKKWSFNEIEDFQIFLMKRPELERKFDFLTQE from the coding sequence atgccaagaaaagggaaaagaaataaaactattgaagggtactttcttggagaaaagacacttcctcccttcctttctgatgaggaagaacaatgcttaccatcaggcaaagacacagaaatcaaggattctgtgtcccagcccacccaatgggctcaggccatggaagagctcaaaaagaattttgaaaatcaagttagagaggctgaggaaaaactgggaagagaaatgagagggatgaaagagaagcatgaaaagcagatcagctccctgctaaagaacaaccaaaaaaatgatgaagaaattaacaccttgaaaactagcctaactcaattggcaaaagaggttcaaaaggccaatgaggagaagaatgctttcaaaaacagaattagccaaatggaaaaggagattcaaaagctcactgaagaaaatagatctttcaaaactggaatggtacagatggacgctaaggactttatgagaaagacagatatcacagaacatagcgagaagattggaaaaatggaagataatgtgaaatatcttattggaaaaacaactgacctggaaaatagaatcaggagagacaatgtaaaaattctgggactacctgaaaaccatgatcaaaagaagagcctagacatcatctttcatgaaattatcaaggaaaactgccctgagattctagaaccagagggcaaaataaatattcaaggaatccgcagaacaccgcatgaaagagatccaaaaagagaaactcctaggaacattgtggccaaattccagaattcccaggtgaaagagaaaatattgcaagcagctagaaagaaacaattcaagtattgtggaaatacaatcaggataacacaagatctagcaccctctacattaagggatcgaagggaatggaataagatattccagaagtcaaaggaactaggactaaaaccaagaatcacctacccagcaaaactgagtataatacttcaggagaaaaaatggtctttcaatgaaatagaggattttcaaattttcttgatgaaaagacctgagctggaaagaaaatttgactttctaacacaagaatga